The Fusarium falciforme chromosome 4, complete sequence genomic interval TCTCGTACACGGCAATCTTGGCGGCGGTATGGGACTTGCCCAGCGAGGGAACGTCCCGCTCCGACTTGccctcagccttgagcttggccttaTCCTCCTCGGAGAGAACAGGTCGGACGTCGATACCCTTGACGATCTCGTCGCGGCGCATAAGGTAGGTGTTGAGGCCAGCGGCCGAGGCGACGGCAGCAAAGGGGATCAAGCGGCCGAGGATGTTGCGAGTCGAGGGGGAGACGTTGAGGCGCGGGACGATGGCGTTCAGGCCCAGGGCGACGGAGCATGAGGCACCGACGGCCGAGAGGTAGGACTTGACCATGACCTCGGTGGACATGGGCGACGACTTGTTGGCATTGGCAGTGTTGAAGGCGACGTTGAGGGACTGGTTGAAGACCTGCCACCCAACGATGCCCATCGTGCCCAGACCGGGCTGGAGCATACCCGCCGTGACGACCAGGTTGGTTAAGACGTAGCAGGACATTCGGAATGGGAGCAGGACAGGTTCGCCGGTATCTGCAACGCTCAAGAGTCAGATATATCCATTGCTTCGAGTCTTGAATAGGAACCACATACCAGGATGCAGCGTAGAATCCACCACCTTCTTCGCATGCCAGAGCGCTGGCGACATGTGCTCGACCTTGCCTGTCTTGTATTCGGTCaccagcttcttggccgtctcGAGGCCCGTTGTGCCTGCGAACAATGTTCTAATGCGCCGCCGCGGTCAGCCAGCGCCAATGCATCTGGGTAGTTGAATGTTGCACTTACGAGGGGTCTGTGATGCCAATTGCATGGCGCACCCGTCCCATATACGTCTCGAGGTCATACTGCGAGGCGGGGAGCTCCCGCGTGCCAGGTAGCGAGGCCGACATGATATCTGGTGTGGAAGCTGTTGTCAAGCTTGGATGTGAAGCAACGACGTTCGCAGGGACGGATTCGAAACGGGGAAAGTCACCAGAGCGGGAGGGCGTCGAGAGGTCAAAGGAGAGACATTAGCGAGAAGGCGCAGGAAAGAGGGGGGTTTTTCAAAGAGTCCACGAGAGGGTTGGTGGAGGACTAGAAGCCCGAATGACCATGGGCCGTGGGACACTGGGAAAAATAGCGACGATAAGCGCGTCCCGCTTTCGGCGCCGGGAGTTGTGTGTAGTTGGCCGGGGCCAGGTGATTCACTAGTGTCGGGGTGCAGCGCCGGCCCGGTCAAAGATCGTGGGGTTCAACGCAGCGTCGGGAGCTCTCCCGACAAGAGCATCACGGTCTCATCGCATGTTGTCAAGAGAACCGTTGAACTATGATGAATTCTTCATCACGATCCGGTCTACGAGGGAAGGAGCCCGAGGGTTTTCTGGCCAAAAAGGGTTTAGGTCCATGCACCCCTGACCGTTGGCCGTAGGGCTGGGCAAAAAATGAGGAAGGAGCGCGGGTTTGATATCAAAATcgtctcaacaccaccaccgacaTCGCCAGACCTCTCAAAAAATCAGCGAAAATGCTGGAGAAAGACTAAAAGTATATTCAGACTCGTTTTCGACCACGCCAGGATTCGAACCTGGAATCTCTAGAGTATTCGGTGTCTGAGGGCCGAAATCTAGCGCCTTAGCCATTAGGCCACGCGGCCGATCTATTTGATGGTGGGAATGATGTTCCCGGGACATATAAGGGTGGAGGAAGGAGGGGTAACCAACGGCAGCTTAGGACGTCCCTTGGTGACACGTCAGTTGCTCGTGCAGCAACTTTGCGCGATGCAGGGTCATGGTTCGATGGGCGAGAAGCAGGGACAGGCTGCAGATGTCAGGGCTCCGGTGGTCGGGGGTGGTTGTTACCAGTCCAATGTGCTGGCCGAACTGACAGGTCGGCTGTCGTTGCAAGAGACGACATCTGCGTGATGCGGAATGGCGATTTGATGGATGTGAAGGGGAGAtggacgatgatggcgatggtgacGAAGACAGGTTTACTTGGAGCCCCGCTCACTGAGAGACATCCCTCTTTGCGACTGTTTCGCACCTTCCTCAGTGAAGAGTTCGACGCAGATGTCTGAAGCACCATCATTCACATCCCTTGGTTACCCTTGTCTTCCATGACACTTATCTCCGATTGACTCACTGACAGGATAATCTGAGTCAACCACCCTGGAGATCCTTGCAGGTTTGACGCTTCGGACACACCAGGGAGGGAATCATCGTTAAGTGAGCCGAGATTAACAGCCACTGCAAGAAAAGTTCACCTACACCATACGACCGCATTCTCGGGATTAACACCCTTCTGTCTATACCCTCTAGCTATGAGCTCTCCTACATCTTTTCTTGTATCAGGATTATCTATTGGGGATCGCAGTTTCATAATGGCTATTGGCCAGTCTCAGGTCAGGAGTCTCATGGTGCAGGTTAGGGGGATGTTTAGTTGGCCATGATTCTGCCAAACTCCAACTCATTGCATGTTTTATTCGCTCTTTGATTCTCCTTTCCGTAACAAGAGCCGTATTATGACATATATGACCGTGAGTTGGATGGCAGAAACGCAAAAGCCGCTTCCCTCTCTACGAGGTGATACATCTCGACTGGAGATGACCAGCTTAAGAATCACCATATCACGCATAGAAAGAACAGTCAAAGACAAGAGTGGTCATTCCATAGTCATGGCATAACAAAGTAAGAAGAACGTTACTCGTAATCTATCCGCCACCATGCTCTACCCATGTCCGTTCCTGCTATTGTACAAGTCCCAATTCCTCTTTTGTAACTCATTTATCACCAGCGTCTGCCAGCATCTGAGCAATCGCCGGCTGAAACGCCGCAGCCTTTTTGAAATCTCCCAACCTCACGCGCATGTGGTCAAACGCCATGAGCACCTCGCCAGCTTCGCCCGCGTCTTCCCTCTTGAGAGAGTCAGACTTGACGTAGCGCTGCGAAAAGTGCGTGAGGAGTGTCCGTCGGGCCTTCATCTTGTGCGCGACGCTGAGTGCCTCTCCCATGGTCGaatgcttcttcttcttagcATGAGATAGCATGTCGTCATCAAAGGTACACTCGTGGACGAGTAGGTGAGCTCCTTCGCATTCCCGCGCAAAGTCATCTGATGGACGACAGTCGCCCGAGTAGGCGATGCGAAGACCAGATGTGAGCTCAATCTCTGTAGCAAATGACAGCCAGCAGTGAGGTACGGCGACACGAGTGATGGAGCGAAGACCAAAGCTGTCGTCCTTAACTTCTCGGCGTCCTGTGTTGAACTTATCCGACTGGGAACAGCTAGGGAAGTGCAGGCGGTGGAAGCCAATGTCTTCGACCTGGGAGACCTCCTCGAGGAGGCCGCGATATCTTGATATACACGAGATGGCCAGCTTTGCGTTGCTGTCTTCCAAAGTGTGCTCATACCAGGCCTTGATGAAGCTGGGGACTCCCAGATGATGGTCGGCGTGGAGGTGGCTGATGACGATACACTTCATGTCTCGCAGAATATTTCCAGTTTCCTCGTCTCCAAATAACCGGCGGATCTGGCCAAGGGTACCTTCACCGCAGTCGAGAAGATAGTTTCCGATACCAGGGACGCGAATGAGCGTTGCAGAGACGTTGCGGTACTTTCCAGGGATCGAAGAACCAGTGCCGAGGGGGATGATCTCGGCATCACGGTTGGGAAtgtccttttcttcttcctcgattCGTTTTAGAAACTCGGGGTCAGAGGTCTCTTCCTGCGCCTTGCGTGCCAGATCCATAATCTCGTCACTGACAGACTGTGCTGCCTCGGCGAGGTTGGGAAAAGGGGCAACCGTTCCAGTATCGAAGCGAAGGCGAGGCATGAGCGACATCTTGCTGCCAATGCGGCCATGTTCGACTTTCAGTCCAGGAGGTATGTCCCCCTTGACCGTGTTGTCGTATTTGAGCAGAGTGAATCTCTCAGGGTCGATCCGCCGTAGCTTGGTCTGGAGCTCACTAGGCCCAGCCAGGGCAATCATGTTTGGGCATGTATCCTGCGCACAAAAGACGTGCTTCATATTGGGGTGCTCTTGAATGAACTGGTGGATCCTGGCATCATTAGCCAAGCCAGGGCCCAAGATCCAGTAGAGAGTAACGACGTTGGCCATCAACTCAGTGTTGGACCACTCTGGTCGCTCAAAGAAGGAATCCAGAAAATCGCGGGATTCTATGTCGGCAACGATGAAGCCGTTTCCAAGTTGCATCTCGCCCAAGACCATGTCAGGGGTCACAGTCATGCCATCTTTTCCAGTAACACTCTGACCCTGGGTCAGATGCTTAAAGTCGGAGACAGCGACACCAAGTTCTTTTGCTCTTGACGGATTAAATTTGCCACGGCGGTCGTGACACTTGACGAGATAGCACATGGACGTTTGGCTGTATATTGTAGGCGGGAGCGGTCGATGTGTGACGTTGATGAGGTCCGCTTTGCGATCGATAAGGCCTTCGTGCTCGGGAAAAATCCAGACAATCTCGTCTGGGTTGCTGATTTCTGTGCCATCGCCTGGCCTAGGGCCCTTGTATAAGCTCACATCGCCCCCTTTGCGGACAAAGACGGTATCTGTGGGTTTGACTTGGCTCAACTGCGTAGGGACCAAGACGCCATTGCCTTTGAGGTGACCATTAAACATGGTCTTTTCGACAAGAGTGGCAGCATATTCGGGGTCGGAGAGCTTTGCCAATTCCTTAAACTGTGCTGAGGAGGGGCTCAGATCTCCAACGATAGAACTCGATCGACGTCGTTTCTGCGGGCTACTAGAGCGCTCTCTTTGAACTGGAATGTTCCACACACGGATTGCGTCGTCCTGCCAATCGGGTTCGAGGTCCTCGATAGTCTTGGCCCTACGATCAGTCCTGTGCTCGTATGTGACCACAGAGACGGGCTGTCGTAGAATCACAGGTCGGCAGGCGGCCAAGCTGTGGCACAAGTTCTCACCACCGTGTATACCAATGGCCTCGAAAACTCCTGCCTTGACCgtcttctttccctttttCTGTCTCTCCTCGTTTAGAATGGCCGTCTGTTCCCTGCTTGCCTCGAGTGTTCCGCCAACGGTGAGGATATAGCCAAAGAGACCTCCGACCTGGTCCCAAGACACACTGCCGCTGAGGAAGACATGCTCTGTGCTTCCCATGCCAAGTCTCCGACTGTTGAAGGCGCGCTGGGTGCCCTCGGAGGGTCGGCCGAAGACGTAGGCGCGCTTTTCATTGTGAACGAAGAGGCATGTGCCAGGAGTGTCCAAGGTGGGGACGGCTGCGATCTCGATAGAAGTCGCCATTGGAATATTGGCAGAGTATAGCCTAACTTTTGGaattggagatggaggatttGTCGAGGTCGCTAGGGGCCTGGTTTCAGGCAAACGTGGCTTGCGAAAGGCTCGagacttggccttgggaATCGGGGTTGTCGATTTCTGTCTGTAAAAGAATGAGGTTGTAGGTGGGGGAAGATATAGACGACGGTTAATAGATCCTTGAAATTGACACCCAAGACGCTGAGAACCCCATCTTTGCATGGAAAGAGTGCGAGGGGAGAATTAGCAATGCGGCGTAAGACGAAGCCACAATTGCTCTGACATGGCCGGTGAAGTCTTGGTAGTAGTAGTTCTAGTTCCAGGTGGGCAACTTTTTTGCGAGGACGCGGCCGAATGAGTCTTTTGCCGCGTCTGCGCTAACAAGCGCCTCGCGACGTCACATGCGCTAAACCCTGATCCCTGACACGTGCCTCTGCGGCTAAGAGATGGGGTTTATCATTATCTTCCTCTAAGTTACCTACCCTGAACAAACTCAGTTGCCAAAAGTACTTTATCTCTGCTTTCTGGTCAACAAGTTCTTGGTTTTGATTCTTTTATGACGATCTGGAACGCTTCTTCACTGGGTAGGAAGTTTACCTGCATTGTTATCGCGCTGACTGAAGAGCGACAGTCAGCGCGGGTTAAAAATGCAGTGCAAATCTGGTATTGGTTATTCCAACCAACCTGCCCAGGTGGAAACCAAGATTCATTTTAATGTATAATATTGCCATAGCATAGCGCAGCATTGTGGGAGCTTGGTGAATTGATTAATATCTAGCCGTGAATATTTTTACCTGCTAACCAACTAACTTATCATGAGCGTCTGCGACATCGGATACCACTACCCGATTAATAACCATGTCTAACTGCCGACTTGCTTTATCAGGTATTACCAATGAATCGATGCCGCCATCAATCACGAATCGTCGaccctctcttctccacAACCAATCCTGATACCGTACCTAGCTAGGTAGGATTAAACGCCCGTTTCAATGTTCTCCTCCGTAGCCCG includes:
- a CDS encoding Ribonuclease Z, with the protein product MQRWGSQRLGCQFQGSINRRLYLPPPTTSFFYRQKSTTPIPKAKSRAFRKPRLPETRPLATSTNPPSPIPKVRLYSANIPMATSIEIAAVPTLDTPGTCLFVHNEKRAYVFGRPSEGTQRAFNSRRLGMGSTEHVFLSGSVSWDQVGGLFGYILTVGGTLEASREQTAILNEERQKKGKKTVKAGVFEAIGIHGGENLCHSLAACRPVILRQPVSVVTYEHRTDRRAKTIEDLEPDWQDDAIRVWNIPVQRERSSSPQKRRRSSSIVGDLSPSSAQFKELAKLSDPEYAATLVEKTMFNGHLKGNGVLVPTQLSQVKPTDTVFVRKGGDVSLYKGPRPGDGTEISNPDEIVWIFPEHEGLIDRKADLINVTHRPLPPTIYSQTSMCYLVKCHDRRGKFNPSRAKELGVAVSDFKHLTQGQSVTGKDGMTVTPDMVLGEMQLGNGFIVADIESRDFLDSFFERPEWSNTELMANVVTLYWILGPGLANDARIHQFIQEHPNMKHVFCAQDTCPNMIALAGPSELQTKLRRIDPERFTLLKYDNTVKGDIPPGLKVEHGRIGSKMSLMPRLRFDTGTVAPFPNLAEAAQSVSDEIMDLARKAQEETSDPEFLKRIEEEEKDIPNRDAEIIPLGTGSSIPGKYRNVSATLIRVPGIGNYLLDCGEGTLGQIRRLFGDEETGNILRDMKCIVISHLHADHHLGVPSFIKAWYEHTLEDSNAKLAISCISRYRGLLEEVSQVEDIGFHRLHFPSCSQSDKFNTGRREVKDDSFGLRSITRVAVPHCWLSFATEIELTSGLRIAYSGDCRPSDDFARECEGAHLLVHECTFDDDMLSHAKKKKHSTMGEALSVAHKMKARRTLLTHFSQRYVKSDSLKREDAGEAGEVLMAFDHMRVRLGDFKKAAAFQPAIAQMLADAGDK